The proteins below come from a single Lates calcarifer isolate ASB-BC8 linkage group LG11, TLL_Latcal_v3, whole genome shotgun sequence genomic window:
- the gpatch8 gene encoding G patch domain-containing protein 8 isoform X2 — protein sequence MQGRTDPVPIILKYDVMGMGRMEMELDYAEDATEKRRVLEVEKEDTEELRQKYKDQMEKEKAIAKALEDLRANFYCELCDKQYTKHQEFDNHINSYDHAHKQRLKELKQREFARNVSSRSRKDGKKQEKMLRRLHELAEQRKHQDRTPGSGPMFKTTTVAVDGEKTEDGDNLMPENPALTDAVLEGPMTDKTGQASPKPGPAISFSLGKNSSSSPTQSSASKVSVSFSFAKKAPVKLETAAAVFADHGEEAMEEEDSQEGEKAGGQEETSGCGTDSPKVVSGGSEGGEGSSVVGTEEAQQPDDGGSLASTLNKLKMMMKKEEGYAGQEPQYYHYVPPAHCRVKPHFQFLLFMKATEQCQSKEEEDEEEGQEEKKVEDSPEQTEPSVTECKTEKEQGNSTSPPDPEPTPLSPKVKAEDVSSCAADSASTAPTSPTQKVESTQDTVDSNSGPKIPTGPFFPVLSKDESTTLQWPSELLEFTKAQPSLSYSCNPLYFDFKLSRNKGARGGKAAKSPKPCEESDDKGQEVAASTTEVDSTTKPGTSTDKDKPGVKGEPSQSEGDEQKPATGSSSAKKKKKKKKHKKSSKHSKRKGKEKGAAEDAEGETEATQEKPKKKKKHKRKKSKNKAPDQDEVTGNEKEKAKPKSEEKAASSSVQLTTGGGGATGNTGAELGKRKRATKEVPCKSGAEEGGTRKGTDKANSSEEHSGTKRQKTDSSAPQSASCSTSAQKSPGPGRPPSSESEEEGGSTTQRSRHHRSSPREQRRHHSEESGRSCSRSSRRGERRGSSRRHHRGQTSRSHSYSSSSERSSAGSSAYSHRSRSYSDSYSDYSTEGRRRRRSKRSSDSEYERRGSRGRRRSRRHQYSSSSSDDSRSRSRSYSRRKRHRRHHRSSSRSSSSWSRSTSARSWRRSYSRSHSSASRSSSSAKGSPHRRGARGRGDSDTHRRDFNRSRIYRSQSPRSSSSRGLNRNTHSSSSQGLRPGGSRDAGEQKNTLTARQLLEKVQSKKSSDDSATGTKSGIKIKDPPQGYFGPKLPPTLGNKAMLPLFGKLQAGKKPVIPLTRPDEGEKSGAGKSSEAEGEVILVEPIREFPPPPPPPAPPVQKVEEAPQSTVVQEETPQPTTEPQVHPEPRPLFEQEPAIMMPQYQGESGQDPSQNPMMESLMPEMQQQQQPPIHAYPGYPPPNLEEDGMEAEEDGLAPLESQPITFTPEEMEKYSKLQQAAQQHIQQQLLAKQVKTFPSAAAAAAAAAAAAANLAPAPPPPALQQIHIQQPTVSVASGTSITTVQHAILQHHAATAAAMGIHPAHPHHPHPAHAQLAQVHHIPQHHLTPISLSPLGPSLGHSLGHSLGHAGLIPAHPTAFLSGQPIHIIPASALHHTPLALHHVPHTALYPTLFTPRPSQAAAAAALQLHPLLHPIFSGQDLQHPPNHGS from the exons GACGAACCGACCCTGTGCCCATTATCCTCAAATATGATGTCATGGGGATGGGACGGATGGAGATGGAG CTGGACTATGCAGAGGATGCTACAGAGAAGAGAAGGGTGCTTGAAGTGGAAAAAGAGGATACAGAGGAACTGCGGCAAAAATACAAG GACCAGATGGAAAAGGAGAAAGCCATCGCAAAGGCTCTGGAAGACTTGAGAGCCAATTTCTACTGTGAGCTATGTGACAAACAGTACACCAAACACCAGGAATTTGACAACCACATAAACTCTTACGACCACGCTCACAAGCAG AGGCTTAAAgagctgaagcagagagagtTTGCTCGTAATGTGTCATCGCGTTCACGGAAAGATGGAAAGAAGCAAGAAAAGATGCTGCGTCGATTACATGAGCTGgctgagcagaggaaacaccagGACCG TACTCCAGGAAGTGGGCCTATGTTCAAAACCACAACGGTGGCTGTGGAcggagagaagacagaagatGGAGACAACTTGATGCCTGAGAACCCTGCTTTGACAGACGCTGTCCTGGAAGGACCAATGACAGATAAAACTGGGCAAGCATCCCCAAAACCTGGCCCAGCCATCAGCTTCTCTCTGGGAAAGAACAGCTCCTCCTCCCCAACCCAAAGCAGTGCATCCAAAGTCAGTGTGTCCTTCTCTTTTGCAAAGAAGGCTCCAGTAAAGCTggagacagcagctgcagtgttcGCTGATCATGGTGAGGAAGCTATGGAAGAAGAGGACAGCCAGGAGGGGGAAAAGGCTGGAGGACAAGAGGAGACATCAGGCTGCGGCACAGATAGCCCTAAGGTTGTATCTGGAGgaagtgaaggaggagagggcagCAGTGTGGTAGGGACGGAAGAGGCCCAGCAGCCCGATGATGGAGGCTCTTTAGCCTCCACGCTCAACAAactgaagatgatgatgaaaaaggAGGAAGGATATGCTGGACAGGAGCCTCAGTACTATCACTACGTACCTCCAGCTCACTGCAGGGTAAAGCCTCACTTCCAGTTTTTGCTGTTCATGAAGGCCACTGAGCAGTGTCAGagcaaagaagaggaagatgaggaagaagggcaggaggagaaaaaggttGAAGATAGTCCTGAACAGACAGAGCCCAGCGTTACAGAGTGTAAGACTGAAAAAGAACAAGGTAATTCCACTTCACCTCCTGACCCAGAGCCAACTCCTCTGTCACCTAAAGTGAAGGCGGAGGATGTCTCTTCATGTGCAGCAGACTCAGCTTCCACAGCACCCACTTCACCTACACAAAAAGTAGAGAGCACGCAGGATACTGTGGATTCCAATTCAGGCCCTAAAATCCCCACTGGTCCATTTTTCCCAGTTCTTAGCAAAGATGAGAGCACTACTCTGCAGTGGCCCTCTGAGCTCCTTGAATTCACAAAAGCTCAGCCTTCCCTGTCTTACAGCTGTAATCCCCTCTACTTTGACTTCAAGCTGTCCCGCAACAAAGGAGCACGAGGTGGGAAAGCAGCAAAGTCCCCTAAGCCTTGTGAAGAGTCTGATGACAAGGGACAAGAAGTAGCGGCCTCAACAACTGAGGTAGATTCAACTACTAAACCTGGGACCAGCACTGACAAAGATAAGCCAGGGGTGAAGGGAGAGCCTAGCCAGTCAGAGGGTGATGAGCAAAAGCCTGCAACTGGCAGCAGTAgtgccaagaaaaaaaagaaaaagaagaagcacaAGAAGTCTTCAAAGCACTCAAAAcgcaaaggaaaggaaaaaggagCAGCTGAagatgcagagggagagactgaggCAACACAAGAAAAGcccaaaaagaagaaaaaacacaaacggaagaagagcaaaaacaaagccCCAGATCAAGATGAGGTAACAGgtaatgaaaaagagaaagcaaaaccAAAGTCAGAAGAAAaagctgcttcctcctctgttcaGCTGACAACTGGAGGAGGGGGAGCTACAGGAAATACAGGAGCAGAGCTGGGGAAGAGGAAACGTGCGACTAAGGAAGTGCCTTGCAAGTCtggagcagaggaaggaggaaccAGAAAAGGCACTGACAAGGCCAACTCCTCAGAGGAGCACAGTGGCACCAAGCGACAAAAGACTGACTCCAGTGCACCTCAAAGTGCCTCCTGCTCCACCTCAGCTCAAAAGAGTCCTGGTCCTGGCAGACCTCCTAGCAGTGAGAGCGAAGAAGAAGGGGGCTCTACCACTCAGCGGTCACGTCATCACAGGTCAAGTCCTCGGGAACAACGCCGCCACCATAGTGAGGAATCAGGGCGGTCCTGCAGTCGTTCATCAAGACGGGGGGAAAGACGGGGCAGCAGCCGTCGTCACCATCGTGGCCAAACCTCCCGTAGCCACTCCTACTCCAGCAGCTCTGAGCGCTCCTCAGCAGGCAGCAGTGCCTACAGCCACCGTAGCCGCAGCTACTCTGACAGCTACAGTGACTACAGCACAGAGGGTCGCAGACGACGGCGCTCCAAGCGGTCATCAGACTCTGAGTATGAGCGCAGGGGCAGCCGAGGACGTAGACGATCCAGGAGACACCAgtactcctcttcctcctcagatgACTCCCGCTCACGGTCACGCAGCTACAGCCGCAGAAAAAGGCACCGGCGGCACCATCGGAGCAGCTCGAGAAGCTCTAGTAGCTGGAGCCGCAGCACCAGTGCAAGATCCTGGAGGCGCAGCTACAGCCGGAGCCACAGCTCTGCCAGCCGCTCCTCCAGTTCAGCCAAAGGCTCCCCTCACAGACGAGGCGCTAGGGGTCGAGGGGACAGCGACACACATCGCAGAGACTTTAACCGTTCTCGCATCTACCGCTCCCAGTCTCCACGATCATCTTCATCACGAGGCCTTAACCGTAACACCCATTCATCCAGCTCGCAGGGTCTGAGGCCAGGGGGGTCCCGAGATGCAGGGGAACAGAAAAACACTCTTACCGCACGTCAGCTGCTGGAGAAGGTCCAGTCTAAAAAAAGTTCTGATGATTCTGCCACAGGAACAAAATCTGGCATTAAGATAAAGGACCCACCACAGGGCTACTTTGGTCCCAAACTACCCCCGACCCTGGGAAATAAAGCCATGCTTCCACTTTTTGGTAAGCTGCAGGCAGGGAAGAAACCAGTGATTCCCCTAACCAGACCTGATGAAGGAGAAAAATCAGGAGCAGGGAAGAGCTCGGAGGCTGAGGGAGAGGTTATCCTGGTAGAGCCTATAAGGGAgttccctcctccaccaccacctccagctCCACCAGTCCAGAAGGTTGAGGAGGCCCCACAGAGTACAGTGGTACAAGAAGAGACACCGCAACCCACTACTGAACCCCAAGTGCACCCAGAACCGCGGCCATTGTTTGAACAGGAGCCTGCCATAATGATGCCTCAGTACCAAGGAGAATCAGGACAGGACCCTTCCCAGAACCCCATGATGGAGTCCCTCATGCCagagatgcagcagcagcagcagcctccaaTACATGCCTATCCTGGTTATCCACCACCCAACCTGGAGGAGGATGGcatggaggcagaggaggatgGACTGGCTCCTCTGGAGAGTCAGCCCATTACATTCACACcagaggaaatggaaaagtACAGCAAGCTGCAACAGGCTGCACAGCAGcacatccagcagcagcttttGGCCAAACAGGTCAAGACATTTCCCTCTGCTGCCGCtgcagcagccgcagcagcagcagccgccgcCAACTTGGCCCCAGCTccccctcctccagctctgcagcAAATCCACATTCAGCAGCCAACTGTGTCTGTGGCCTCTGGCACTTCAATCACCACAGTGCAACACGCCATCCTGCAGCACCATGCTGCGACTGCTGCGGCCATGGGCATCCACCCAGCGCatccccaccacccccaccctgcACATGCCCAGTTAGCCCAGGTACACCATATTCCCCAGCACCACCTAAcccccatctctctgtctcctctggggCCCTCCCTCGGTCATTCTCTGGGACACTCACTTGGACATGCCGGACTGATTCCTGCTCACCCCACAGCCTTCCTCTCTGGTCAGCCCATACATATTATCCCAGCCTCTGCACTTCACCACACCCCTTTAGCTCTCCACCATGTTCCACATACAGCCCTCTACCCCACACTTTTCACACCTCGGCCCTCacaggctgctgcagcagcagctctccagCTCCACCCACTCTTACACCCAATCTTTTCAGGGCAGGACCTCCAGCATCCACCTAACCATGGCTCTTGA
- the gpatch8 gene encoding G patch domain-containing protein 8 isoform X3, producing MGMGRMEMELDYAEDATEKRRVLEVEKEDTEELRQKYKDQMEKEKAIAKALEDLRANFYCELCDKQYTKHQEFDNHINSYDHAHKQRLKELKQREFARNVSSRSRKDGKKQEKMLRRLHELAEQRKHQDRTPGSGPMFKTTTVAVDGEKTEDGDNLMPENPALTDAVLEGPMTDKTGQASPKPGPAISFSLGKNSSSSPTQSSASKVSVSFSFAKKAPVKLETAAAVFADHGEEAMEEEDSQEGEKAGGQEETSGCGTDSPKVVSGGSEGGEGSSVVGTEEAQQPDDGGSLASTLNKLKMMMKKEEGYAGQEPQYYHYVPPAHCRVKPHFQFLLFMKATEQCQSKEEEDEEEGQEEKKVEDSPEQTEPSVTECKTEKEQGNSTSPPDPEPTPLSPKVKAEDVSSCAADSASTAPTSPTQKVESTQDTVDSNSGPKIPTGPFFPVLSKDESTTLQWPSELLEFTKAQPSLSYSCNPLYFDFKLSRNKGARGGKAAKSPKPCEESDDKGQEVAASTTEVDSTTKPGTSTDKDKPGVKGEPSQSEGDEQKPATGSSSAKKKKKKKKHKKSSKHSKRKGKEKGAAEDAEGETEATQEKPKKKKKHKRKKSKNKAPDQDEVTGNEKEKAKPKSEEKAASSSVQLTTGGGGATGNTGAELGKRKRATKEVPCKSGAEEGGTRKGTDKANSSEEHSGTKRQKTDSSAPQSASCSTSAQKSPGPGRPPSSESEEEGGSTTQRSRHHRSSPREQRRHHSEESGRSCSRSSRRGERRGSSRRHHRGQTSRSHSYSSSSERSSAGSSAYSHRSRSYSDSYSDYSTEGRRRRRSKRSSDSEYERRGSRGRRRSRRHQYSSSSSDDSRSRSRSYSRRKRHRRHHRSSSRSSSSWSRSTSARSWRRSYSRSHSSASRSSSSAKGSPHRRGARGRGDSDTHRRDFNRSRIYRSQSPRSSSSRGLNRNTHSSSSQGLRPGGSRDAGEQKNTLTARQLLEKVQSKKSSDDSATGTKSGIKIKDPPQGYFGPKLPPTLGNKAMLPLFGKLQAGKKPVIPLTRPDEGEKSGAGKSSEAEGEVILVEPIREFPPPPPPPAPPVQKVEEAPQSTVVQEETPQPTTEPQVHPEPRPLFEQEPAIMMPQYQGESGQDPSQNPMMESLMPEMQQQQQPPIHAYPGYPPPNLEEDGMEAEEDGLAPLESQPITFTPEEMEKYSKLQQAAQQHIQQQLLAKQVKTFPSAAAAAAAAAAAAANLAPAPPPPALQQIHIQQPTVSVASGTSITTVQHAILQHHAATAAAMGIHPAHPHHPHPAHAQLAQVHHIPQHHLTPISLSPLGPSLGHSLGHSLGHAGLIPAHPTAFLSGQPIHIIPASALHHTPLALHHVPHTALYPTLFTPRPSQAAAAAALQLHPLLHPIFSGQDLQHPPNHGS from the exons ATGGGGATGGGACGGATGGAGATGGAG CTGGACTATGCAGAGGATGCTACAGAGAAGAGAAGGGTGCTTGAAGTGGAAAAAGAGGATACAGAGGAACTGCGGCAAAAATACAAG GACCAGATGGAAAAGGAGAAAGCCATCGCAAAGGCTCTGGAAGACTTGAGAGCCAATTTCTACTGTGAGCTATGTGACAAACAGTACACCAAACACCAGGAATTTGACAACCACATAAACTCTTACGACCACGCTCACAAGCAG AGGCTTAAAgagctgaagcagagagagtTTGCTCGTAATGTGTCATCGCGTTCACGGAAAGATGGAAAGAAGCAAGAAAAGATGCTGCGTCGATTACATGAGCTGgctgagcagaggaaacaccagGACCG TACTCCAGGAAGTGGGCCTATGTTCAAAACCACAACGGTGGCTGTGGAcggagagaagacagaagatGGAGACAACTTGATGCCTGAGAACCCTGCTTTGACAGACGCTGTCCTGGAAGGACCAATGACAGATAAAACTGGGCAAGCATCCCCAAAACCTGGCCCAGCCATCAGCTTCTCTCTGGGAAAGAACAGCTCCTCCTCCCCAACCCAAAGCAGTGCATCCAAAGTCAGTGTGTCCTTCTCTTTTGCAAAGAAGGCTCCAGTAAAGCTggagacagcagctgcagtgttcGCTGATCATGGTGAGGAAGCTATGGAAGAAGAGGACAGCCAGGAGGGGGAAAAGGCTGGAGGACAAGAGGAGACATCAGGCTGCGGCACAGATAGCCCTAAGGTTGTATCTGGAGgaagtgaaggaggagagggcagCAGTGTGGTAGGGACGGAAGAGGCCCAGCAGCCCGATGATGGAGGCTCTTTAGCCTCCACGCTCAACAAactgaagatgatgatgaaaaaggAGGAAGGATATGCTGGACAGGAGCCTCAGTACTATCACTACGTACCTCCAGCTCACTGCAGGGTAAAGCCTCACTTCCAGTTTTTGCTGTTCATGAAGGCCACTGAGCAGTGTCAGagcaaagaagaggaagatgaggaagaagggcaggaggagaaaaaggttGAAGATAGTCCTGAACAGACAGAGCCCAGCGTTACAGAGTGTAAGACTGAAAAAGAACAAGGTAATTCCACTTCACCTCCTGACCCAGAGCCAACTCCTCTGTCACCTAAAGTGAAGGCGGAGGATGTCTCTTCATGTGCAGCAGACTCAGCTTCCACAGCACCCACTTCACCTACACAAAAAGTAGAGAGCACGCAGGATACTGTGGATTCCAATTCAGGCCCTAAAATCCCCACTGGTCCATTTTTCCCAGTTCTTAGCAAAGATGAGAGCACTACTCTGCAGTGGCCCTCTGAGCTCCTTGAATTCACAAAAGCTCAGCCTTCCCTGTCTTACAGCTGTAATCCCCTCTACTTTGACTTCAAGCTGTCCCGCAACAAAGGAGCACGAGGTGGGAAAGCAGCAAAGTCCCCTAAGCCTTGTGAAGAGTCTGATGACAAGGGACAAGAAGTAGCGGCCTCAACAACTGAGGTAGATTCAACTACTAAACCTGGGACCAGCACTGACAAAGATAAGCCAGGGGTGAAGGGAGAGCCTAGCCAGTCAGAGGGTGATGAGCAAAAGCCTGCAACTGGCAGCAGTAgtgccaagaaaaaaaagaaaaagaagaagcacaAGAAGTCTTCAAAGCACTCAAAAcgcaaaggaaaggaaaaaggagCAGCTGAagatgcagagggagagactgaggCAACACAAGAAAAGcccaaaaagaagaaaaaacacaaacggaagaagagcaaaaacaaagccCCAGATCAAGATGAGGTAACAGgtaatgaaaaagagaaagcaaaaccAAAGTCAGAAGAAAaagctgcttcctcctctgttcaGCTGACAACTGGAGGAGGGGGAGCTACAGGAAATACAGGAGCAGAGCTGGGGAAGAGGAAACGTGCGACTAAGGAAGTGCCTTGCAAGTCtggagcagaggaaggaggaaccAGAAAAGGCACTGACAAGGCCAACTCCTCAGAGGAGCACAGTGGCACCAAGCGACAAAAGACTGACTCCAGTGCACCTCAAAGTGCCTCCTGCTCCACCTCAGCTCAAAAGAGTCCTGGTCCTGGCAGACCTCCTAGCAGTGAGAGCGAAGAAGAAGGGGGCTCTACCACTCAGCGGTCACGTCATCACAGGTCAAGTCCTCGGGAACAACGCCGCCACCATAGTGAGGAATCAGGGCGGTCCTGCAGTCGTTCATCAAGACGGGGGGAAAGACGGGGCAGCAGCCGTCGTCACCATCGTGGCCAAACCTCCCGTAGCCACTCCTACTCCAGCAGCTCTGAGCGCTCCTCAGCAGGCAGCAGTGCCTACAGCCACCGTAGCCGCAGCTACTCTGACAGCTACAGTGACTACAGCACAGAGGGTCGCAGACGACGGCGCTCCAAGCGGTCATCAGACTCTGAGTATGAGCGCAGGGGCAGCCGAGGACGTAGACGATCCAGGAGACACCAgtactcctcttcctcctcagatgACTCCCGCTCACGGTCACGCAGCTACAGCCGCAGAAAAAGGCACCGGCGGCACCATCGGAGCAGCTCGAGAAGCTCTAGTAGCTGGAGCCGCAGCACCAGTGCAAGATCCTGGAGGCGCAGCTACAGCCGGAGCCACAGCTCTGCCAGCCGCTCCTCCAGTTCAGCCAAAGGCTCCCCTCACAGACGAGGCGCTAGGGGTCGAGGGGACAGCGACACACATCGCAGAGACTTTAACCGTTCTCGCATCTACCGCTCCCAGTCTCCACGATCATCTTCATCACGAGGCCTTAACCGTAACACCCATTCATCCAGCTCGCAGGGTCTGAGGCCAGGGGGGTCCCGAGATGCAGGGGAACAGAAAAACACTCTTACCGCACGTCAGCTGCTGGAGAAGGTCCAGTCTAAAAAAAGTTCTGATGATTCTGCCACAGGAACAAAATCTGGCATTAAGATAAAGGACCCACCACAGGGCTACTTTGGTCCCAAACTACCCCCGACCCTGGGAAATAAAGCCATGCTTCCACTTTTTGGTAAGCTGCAGGCAGGGAAGAAACCAGTGATTCCCCTAACCAGACCTGATGAAGGAGAAAAATCAGGAGCAGGGAAGAGCTCGGAGGCTGAGGGAGAGGTTATCCTGGTAGAGCCTATAAGGGAgttccctcctccaccaccacctccagctCCACCAGTCCAGAAGGTTGAGGAGGCCCCACAGAGTACAGTGGTACAAGAAGAGACACCGCAACCCACTACTGAACCCCAAGTGCACCCAGAACCGCGGCCATTGTTTGAACAGGAGCCTGCCATAATGATGCCTCAGTACCAAGGAGAATCAGGACAGGACCCTTCCCAGAACCCCATGATGGAGTCCCTCATGCCagagatgcagcagcagcagcagcctccaaTACATGCCTATCCTGGTTATCCACCACCCAACCTGGAGGAGGATGGcatggaggcagaggaggatgGACTGGCTCCTCTGGAGAGTCAGCCCATTACATTCACACcagaggaaatggaaaagtACAGCAAGCTGCAACAGGCTGCACAGCAGcacatccagcagcagcttttGGCCAAACAGGTCAAGACATTTCCCTCTGCTGCCGCtgcagcagccgcagcagcagcagccgccgcCAACTTGGCCCCAGCTccccctcctccagctctgcagcAAATCCACATTCAGCAGCCAACTGTGTCTGTGGCCTCTGGCACTTCAATCACCACAGTGCAACACGCCATCCTGCAGCACCATGCTGCGACTGCTGCGGCCATGGGCATCCACCCAGCGCatccccaccacccccaccctgcACATGCCCAGTTAGCCCAGGTACACCATATTCCCCAGCACCACCTAAcccccatctctctgtctcctctggggCCCTCCCTCGGTCATTCTCTGGGACACTCACTTGGACATGCCGGACTGATTCCTGCTCACCCCACAGCCTTCCTCTCTGGTCAGCCCATACATATTATCCCAGCCTCTGCACTTCACCACACCCCTTTAGCTCTCCACCATGTTCCACATACAGCCCTCTACCCCACACTTTTCACACCTCGGCCCTCacaggctgctgcagcagcagctctccagCTCCACCCACTCTTACACCCAATCTTTTCAGGGCAGGACCTCCAGCATCCACCTAACCATGGCTCTTGA